In Flavobacterium sp. N3904, one DNA window encodes the following:
- a CDS encoding glycosyltransferase family 2 protein, giving the protein MGLFSVTYILFYCTLAMLSYYAIKKHLNTKYFIPNNVILKSNYLPGVSVVAPAFNEGATVVYNVKSLLSLTYPKFEVVLVNDGSTDDTLQKLIDEFELVKVDFYYQEKIKTKTVRGHYKSKNPLYSKLLVVDKENAKSKADAANAGINSTKYPLFLCTDVDCILKNDTIIKLAKPFIESKSKRVIATGAGIRISNSCEVKDGFLVKIHFPKEWYPRFQELEYVRAFLFGRMAWSQINGLLLVSGGLGMFDKEIAVAAGGYWHKSLGEDMELITRMRKYMYDHKLPFSIKYIPESLCWTEVPATRDVLIRQRVRWARGLVQTLYLHKNIFFNPKYGKTGFLIFPYFFFFEFLIPIIELMGVLVLIAGLFLINVNYINFLYLSLTVYVFYLIITLVSILIDEIIYKNYANTKEVAVLILMAIIEPFYYHPVNVYASLKGYYNFFRQKEQSWGNMQRQGFNTTPK; this is encoded by the coding sequence ATGGGTTTATTTTCAGTAACCTATATACTATTCTATTGCACATTGGCAATGTTATCCTATTATGCTATAAAAAAACACTTAAATACAAAGTATTTTATCCCAAACAATGTCATCTTAAAATCCAATTACTTGCCCGGTGTTTCTGTTGTTGCTCCAGCATTTAATGAAGGAGCCACTGTGGTGTATAACGTCAAATCATTGCTCTCCCTAACATATCCAAAATTTGAAGTAGTATTAGTCAATGATGGCAGCACAGACGATACTTTACAAAAATTGATAGATGAATTTGAATTGGTAAAAGTTGACTTTTATTATCAGGAAAAAATCAAAACAAAAACAGTAAGGGGGCATTACAAATCAAAAAACCCACTATATTCTAAGTTACTTGTTGTTGACAAAGAAAATGCCAAAAGCAAGGCTGATGCTGCCAATGCTGGAATAAATTCAACAAAATATCCATTGTTTTTGTGTACCGATGTGGATTGTATTTTAAAAAACGACACGATAATAAAATTGGCTAAACCCTTTATAGAAAGCAAATCGAAAAGAGTAATTGCAACTGGCGCAGGAATTCGAATTTCAAATTCTTGTGAAGTAAAAGATGGTTTTTTAGTTAAAATACACTTCCCAAAAGAATGGTATCCGAGATTTCAGGAACTCGAATATGTTCGTGCATTTCTTTTTGGCAGAATGGCATGGAGTCAAATCAATGGTTTGCTATTGGTTTCTGGAGGCCTAGGTATGTTTGACAAAGAGATTGCTGTAGCAGCAGGTGGATATTGGCACAAATCATTAGGAGAAGACATGGAACTTATCACCCGAATGAGAAAATACATGTACGATCACAAACTTCCTTTTTCGATAAAATATATCCCAGAATCGCTATGTTGGACAGAAGTACCCGCGACAAGAGACGTGTTAATTAGGCAACGGGTACGTTGGGCAAGAGGATTGGTACAAACGCTGTATTTACATAAAAATATCTTTTTTAACCCAAAATACGGTAAAACAGGATTCTTAATATTTCCCTATTTCTTTTTCTTTGAGTTTTTGATTCCTATTATAGAATTGATGGGGGTTTTGGTACTGATAGCAGGCCTTTTTTTAATTAATGTCAATTATATAAATTTTCTTTATCTTTCATTGACAGTCTATGTTTTCTATCTCATTATTACTCTTGTTTCAATTTTAATAGATGAAATAATTTATAAAAATTATGCAAATACAAAGGAAGTTGCAGTATTAATTCTGATGGCAATCATAGAGCCTTTTTACTATCACCCAGTAAACGTATATGCATCACTAAAAGGATATTATAATTTTTTTAGACAAAAAGAACAATCTTGGGGAAATATGCAACGTCAAGGTTTTAATACAACACCAAAATGA
- a CDS encoding response regulator transcription factor → MNNSNFKILIAEDDVLMVKILEFILKKEGYQVTSCKDGLSAIEKIPILIPDLIITDIMLPFRSGLEIIGYTKENFESIPVIVVSSLGEEEGTVVEAFNLGADDFVSKPFNPNELLLRVKRLFAKKNYSLKPKEFEVSISA, encoded by the coding sequence ATGAATAATTCAAATTTTAAAATATTAATAGCAGAGGACGATGTTCTAATGGTTAAAATCTTGGAGTTCATTCTAAAAAAAGAAGGGTACCAAGTAACATCATGCAAAGATGGTTTGAGCGCAATTGAAAAAATTCCGATACTCATACCCGATTTGATTATTACCGATATAATGCTACCATTTCGTTCTGGATTAGAAATTATTGGTTATACGAAAGAAAATTTTGAAAGCATTCCTGTAATTGTTGTCTCTTCACTAGGAGAAGAAGAAGGAACAGTTGTAGAAGCCTTTAATCTTGGTGCTGATGATTTTGTTTCAAAACCATTTAACCCCAACGAACTATTGCTTAGAGTTAAAAGATTATTTGCAAAAAAGAATTACAGTTTAAAACCTAAAGAATTCGAAGTTAGCATTAGTGCTTAG
- a CDS encoding DEAD/DEAH box helicase codes for MSTFEQFNLPKSVQKAIDDLGFTSPTPIQEKTFSVIMSGRDMMGIAQTGTGKTFAYLLPLLKLYKFTPGHTPKIVILVPTRELVVQVVEEVEKLTKYMSVRTVGIFGGVNINTQKTTVYQGCDILVGTPGRIMDLTLDNVIRFEEMQKLVIDEFDEMLNLGFRTQLTAILAMMPKKRQNILFSATMTDEVDAILNDYFDYPEEVTLSASGTPLENIAQISYQAPNFNTKINLLKHLLETNEYMSRVLVFVNNKKISDMVHERIEEDFEGQFGVIHSNKSQNYRLSTMASFQEGTLRGLITTDIMARGLDISNITHVINFEMPELPELYMHRIGRTGRADATGTAISFIAPREEESKVAIEILMNTELVVETFPEEVEVSAKLIEPEKDRQPIKFLMKKQKLEGDGAFQEKSKKNKKVNLGGPGVTKKKTHGSVNRNMLKTRDKKRKDKNK; via the coding sequence ATGAGCACTTTCGAACAATTCAATCTTCCTAAATCAGTCCAAAAAGCAATAGACGATTTAGGTTTTACGTCCCCAACTCCTATTCAGGAAAAAACTTTTTCTGTGATAATGTCTGGTCGTGATATGATGGGAATTGCACAAACAGGTACCGGTAAAACATTTGCCTATTTATTACCTTTATTAAAATTATACAAATTTACTCCAGGTCATACTCCAAAAATAGTAATCCTCGTTCCAACCCGTGAACTAGTAGTTCAGGTTGTTGAAGAAGTGGAGAAACTAACAAAATACATGTCGGTTCGTACTGTTGGTATTTTTGGTGGAGTAAACATCAATACCCAAAAAACAACAGTTTATCAAGGTTGTGATATCTTGGTGGGAACTCCCGGAAGAATCATGGATTTAACATTAGACAATGTAATCCGTTTTGAAGAAATGCAAAAATTGGTTATCGATGAGTTTGACGAAATGTTGAATTTAGGTTTCCGTACCCAATTGACAGCGATTTTGGCTATGATGCCAAAAAAACGTCAAAACATATTATTCTCTGCAACAATGACCGATGAAGTAGATGCCATTTTGAATGATTATTTTGATTATCCAGAAGAAGTTACGCTATCAGCATCAGGAACTCCTTTGGAAAATATTGCACAGATTTCTTATCAAGCACCAAATTTCAATACCAAAATCAATCTTTTAAAGCATTTATTGGAAACCAACGAATACATGAGTCGTGTTTTGGTTTTTGTGAATAACAAAAAGATATCGGATATGGTTCACGAACGCATCGAAGAAGATTTTGAAGGTCAATTTGGGGTAATTCACTCCAACAAATCCCAAAATTACCGTTTGAGTACAATGGCCTCCTTTCAGGAAGGGACTCTTCGTGGTTTGATTACTACCGATATCATGGCAAGAGGTTTGGATATCTCGAATATTACACACGTAATCAACTTCGAAATGCCCGAATTACCCGAATTATATATGCACCGTATTGGTAGAACAGGACGTGCCGATGCTACAGGAACGGCAATCAGTTTTATTGCACCTAGAGAAGAAGAATCAAAAGTAGCTATTGAAATTTTAATGAATACTGAACTTGTTGTTGAAACTTTTCCTGAAGAAGTAGAAGTTTCTGCAAAATTAATCGAACCTGAAAAAGACAGACAGCCGATAAAGTTTTTGATGAAAAAACAAAAACTGGAAGGTGATGGTGCTTTTCAGGAAAAAAGCAAAAAGAACAAGAAAGTCAATTTGGGTGGACCAGGAGTAACCAAGAAAAAAACACATGGATCTGTAAATAGAAACATGTTGAAAACAAGAGACAAAAAAAGGAAAGACAAAAACAAATAG
- a CDS encoding YaiO family outer membrane beta-barrel protein, producing the protein MRYRNYIKTLFILFLILGMSINNTVWAQKIDVDSLLNVAIREVNKDKNYESALKKTELGIKLAPDYLDFYLLKGRIYQLTKVTDSARYYYNYVIDKNPVYEDAFNYLINMDIDEKNYTDAEIVVNKAIKAHPEKREFRYKKLIIYELQGDTNKKDEYLKEMQAMYPKDSDFKLHYFIVDTRLKSDRIGVNYNYTTFDRSGYGPWNYGSLQYIRERKWGSVIGRINFANRLAADVSSTNGIQYEVESYIFNGKKSYSYIGAGYSPEPVFPEWRLGYSFFHNFEKGWEIDLGARYLQTENTDFATAVVGVGKYLGNYWINLRSYFQFDNSTVYPAFTLTSRYYFNTRFDYLTLIAGYGTSPDERTTIGQIQQRLALDSYRIGGGYYKLFGDHYITGAQISYNNQEYTLGLKQNEIEFALMFQYKL; encoded by the coding sequence ATGAGATACAGAAATTACATAAAAACCCTTTTTATTCTTTTTCTAATACTTGGAATGTCAATAAATAATACTGTTTGGGCCCAAAAAATAGATGTTGACAGCCTATTAAATGTTGCCATCCGCGAAGTCAATAAAGATAAAAACTATGAATCGGCTTTGAAGAAAACAGAGCTTGGAATAAAGCTTGCCCCAGATTATTTGGATTTTTATTTGCTGAAAGGCAGAATATATCAATTGACAAAAGTAACTGATAGTGCTAGATACTATTATAATTATGTAATTGACAAAAATCCAGTTTATGAAGATGCTTTCAATTATCTGATCAATATGGATATCGATGAAAAAAACTATACCGATGCCGAAATTGTCGTTAATAAAGCCATAAAAGCGCATCCAGAGAAAAGAGAATTTCGATACAAAAAACTTATCATATACGAATTACAAGGAGATACAAACAAAAAAGATGAGTATCTAAAAGAAATGCAAGCTATGTATCCAAAGGATTCCGATTTTAAACTTCATTATTTTATAGTGGACACCCGTTTAAAATCAGACAGGATAGGAGTCAATTACAATTATACCACTTTTGACCGTTCTGGATACGGTCCCTGGAATTACGGAAGTTTACAATATATCCGAGAAAGGAAATGGGGTTCTGTAATTGGCAGGATAAATTTTGCCAATCGATTAGCAGCAGATGTCAGCTCCACAAACGGAATACAATATGAAGTGGAATCATATATATTCAATGGCAAAAAAAGTTATTCTTATATAGGTGCCGGTTACAGTCCTGAACCCGTTTTTCCTGAATGGAGACTTGGTTATTCCTTTTTTCATAACTTTGAGAAAGGTTGGGAAATTGATTTGGGGGCACGATACTTACAGACAGAAAATACCGATTTTGCTACTGCAGTTGTTGGAGTCGGAAAATATTTGGGCAACTATTGGATAAATCTCAGATCTTATTTTCAATTTGACAACAGCACCGTTTATCCTGCATTTACTTTGACGAGTCGTTATTATTTCAATACCCGATTTGATTACTTAACACTTATTGCTGGTTATGGAACCTCTCCAGATGAGCGAACAACAATTGGACAAATTCAACAACGCCTAGCTCTTGATTCCTATAGAATCGGTGGAGGATATTATAAACTATTTGGAGACCATTATATAACGGGTGCTCAGATTTCTTATAACAATCAAGAATACACTCTGGGCTTAAAGCAAAACGAAATCGAATTTGCTTTGATGTTCCAATATAAATTGTAA
- a CDS encoding TIGR02757 family protein, whose product MTFAELKSFLDEKVIQYNTLDFIDSDPVQIPHLFTQKEDIEIAGFLSATISWGNRKMIIKNAHKMMDLMGNAPYDFVMSHQATDLERLDTFVHRTFNGQDFMGFIKGLKHIYTTHGGLENVFTTSIEEGNLQKSIHEFKKTFFETPHLYRTQKHISDPLKGSAAKRINMYLRWMVRQDNKGVDLGIWKSISPSILSCPLDVHSGNVARKLGLLERKQNDGKALAELDAKLRNLDPLDPVKYDFALFGLGVFEGF is encoded by the coding sequence ATGACATTTGCCGAACTCAAATCCTTCCTTGACGAAAAAGTCATACAATACAATACACTAGATTTTATAGACAGTGATCCCGTACAAATTCCGCATTTATTTACTCAAAAGGAAGATATTGAAATTGCAGGATTCTTGAGTGCTACAATTTCATGGGGGAATCGAAAAATGATAATCAAGAACGCTCATAAAATGATGGATTTAATGGGTAATGCACCATATGATTTTGTAATGTCACATCAAGCAACTGACTTAGAGCGATTAGACACTTTTGTACACAGAACCTTCAACGGACAAGATTTTATGGGGTTCATAAAAGGATTGAAACACATTTACACCACCCATGGCGGTTTGGAAAACGTGTTTACAACAAGCATTGAAGAAGGCAATTTGCAAAAAAGTATACATGAATTCAAAAAAACATTTTTTGAAACTCCCCATCTTTATCGAACCCAAAAACATATTTCGGATCCGTTAAAAGGATCCGCAGCCAAAAGAATTAACATGTACCTAAGATGGATGGTTCGCCAAGACAATAAAGGAGTAGACTTAGGAATTTGGAAATCCATTTCACCCTCAATTCTATCTTGTCCACTGGATGTGCACTCAGGAAACGTTGCTCGAAAACTAGGTTTGTTGGAAAGAAAACAAAATGATGGAAAAGCATTGGCCGAATTGGATGCAAAACTTAGAAACCTAGATCCATTAGACCCTGTAAAATATGATTTTGCTTTATTTGGTTTGGGCGTGTTTGAAGGTTTTTAG
- the folE gene encoding GTP cyclohydrolase I FolE, producing the protein MSMLLEKEIYDLIGDNHQMTSADTPMRTDAFDKSDEQKMQSIEKLFHGIMEEMGMDMTDDSLQGTPHRVAKMFIQEIFSGLNPKNKPKISVFENSYNYDKMLVEANISFNSTCEHHFLPIIGKAHIGYVSSGKVIGLSKLNRIVDYYSRRPQVQERLIMQIFNELKTVLETDNVIVIMEAKHLCVSSRGIKDESSFTSTIQYGGIFDQKENRNDFFNMIKFEK; encoded by the coding sequence ATGTCCATGCTATTAGAAAAAGAAATTTACGATTTGATTGGAGATAATCATCAAATGACGTCTGCCGATACACCAATGCGAACTGATGCTTTTGATAAATCTGATGAGCAAAAAATGCAATCCATCGAGAAGCTTTTTCATGGAATCATGGAAGAAATGGGTATGGATATGACTGATGATAGTTTGCAGGGAACACCTCATAGAGTTGCAAAAATGTTTATTCAGGAAATATTTTCAGGATTGAATCCAAAAAATAAACCTAAAATTTCCGTTTTTGAGAATAGCTACAATTATGATAAAATGTTGGTCGAAGCCAATATTAGTTTTAATTCAACTTGTGAACATCACTTTTTGCCTATAATAGGGAAAGCACATATTGGTTATGTTTCCAGCGGCAAAGTTATTGGTTTGTCCAAGCTGAATAGAATTGTTGATTATTATTCGAGAAGACCGCAAGTTCAGGAACGATTGATTATGCAAATTTTTAATGAACTGAAAACCGTTTTAGAGACCGATAATGTCATTGTTATTATGGAAGCAAAACATCTGTGTGTATCGAGTAGAGGCATTAAAGATGAATCCAGTTTTACATCTACTATTCAATATGGAGGAATATTTGACCAAAAGGAAAATAGAAATGATTTTTTTAATATGATAAAATTTGAAAAATGA
- a CDS encoding DUF6787 family protein encodes MMGLKQRWGLTSNWQLAIIFVVFAITGSASAYLSRPFCVWLGIAKDELGHWYTPIRLLLIFPIYQVLLVAIGFLFGQFKFFWAFEKKMLKSMGLGFLFKE; translated from the coding sequence ATCATGGGATTAAAACAACGTTGGGGACTTACATCCAATTGGCAATTGGCCATTATTTTTGTTGTTTTTGCCATTACAGGATCAGCTTCAGCTTATTTATCCAGACCTTTTTGTGTGTGGTTGGGAATTGCTAAAGACGAATTGGGACACTGGTACACTCCTATTCGACTGCTTTTAATTTTTCCTATTTATCAAGTTTTATTGGTTGCAATAGGTTTTCTTTTTGGTCAATTTAAATTCTTTTGGGCTTTTGAAAAAAAAATGCTTAAAAGTATGGGATTGGGATTTTTATTTAAAGAATAG
- a CDS encoding HEAT repeat domain-containing protein, translating into MDVFINYFIVIVLPILIVVFILLIIILVLNRFKYDLFKPKLENAKSKIDSFLTNLIFSPFDEKVFDIEIKHFKKEIPFEKTWCKKLLLNEIVFLKLNLKGDVTHTFHFLYEKFDLFEYTKRLLNSNRYYFKSLGMYQLEALEYKKGKKYVTPLLNHKNRSVKSSAFLTLISLEPDQLETLIDFSDQITIAEEINIMDILHQKKTKMPTNLSKLIVSENTSIIKLGLKLMVFYNYTNENETIIELLKHPDTTVRFEAILAVKFLFIYEAEPFLIEQFKYEDTENKLEIFNTLSGIGTTDSENFIANLLENKSDENIKLDAVYCLNKINPDYFKNHFVDNEDVRKMVKHVNTPYLK; encoded by the coding sequence ATGGACGTATTTATTAATTATTTTATCGTCATAGTATTACCTATATTAATAGTTGTTTTTATACTATTGATTATAATTTTAGTACTAAATAGATTTAAATACGATTTATTTAAACCCAAATTAGAAAATGCCAAAAGTAAAATTGATAGTTTTTTAACTAATTTAATTTTTTCTCCCTTCGACGAAAAAGTCTTTGATATAGAAATCAAACATTTCAAAAAAGAAATTCCTTTTGAAAAAACCTGGTGCAAAAAATTATTGCTAAATGAAATCGTTTTTTTAAAATTAAACTTAAAAGGAGATGTTACCCATACTTTTCATTTTTTATACGAAAAATTCGATTTGTTTGAATACACCAAAAGACTTTTAAATAGTAATCGCTATTATTTTAAATCTCTTGGGATGTACCAGCTGGAAGCATTGGAATATAAAAAAGGAAAAAAATACGTCACACCTTTATTAAATCATAAAAACAGAAGTGTAAAATCAAGTGCTTTTTTGACCTTAATTTCTTTAGAACCGGATCAACTTGAAACTTTAATTGATTTTTCGGATCAAATTACTATTGCCGAAGAAATAAATATTATGGACATTTTACATCAGAAAAAAACAAAAATGCCGACTAATTTAAGCAAATTGATTGTCTCTGAAAACACTTCCATAATAAAATTAGGTCTAAAATTAATGGTTTTTTACAATTATACAAATGAGAATGAAACCATTATTGAATTGTTAAAACACCCCGACACGACTGTCCGTTTTGAAGCTATTTTGGCTGTTAAGTTTTTGTTTATTTATGAAGCTGAACCTTTTTTGATTGAACAATTTAAGTATGAAGATACCGAAAATAAATTAGAAATTTTCAATACCCTTTCTGGAATAGGAACGACAGACTCCGAGAATTTTATTGCTAATTTATTAGAAAACAAATCAGACGAAAATATAAAACTTGATGCGGTATATTGCTTAAATAAAATAAATCCAGATTATTTTAAAAATCATTTTGTTGATAATGAAGATGTACGAAAAATGGTGAAACACGTTAATACTCCTTATTTGAAATGA
- a CDS encoding ABC transporter ATP-binding protein: MIHAKNIHKYYDQLEVLKGVDLHIEKGEIVSIVGASGAGKTTLLQILGTLDKPSSPLTQKREIKISENEASLTINGEDILKMNDKLLSKFRNLNLGFIFQFHQLLPEFTALENVCIPAFIANKSKAETEKDARKLLEYLGLSHRINHKPNELSGGEQQRVAVARALINKPDVIFADEPSGNLDTHSAENLHQLFFQLRDEFGQTFVIVTHNEELANMADRKLVMVDGQISGQ, encoded by the coding sequence ATGATACACGCAAAAAACATCCATAAATATTACGATCAATTAGAGGTATTAAAAGGAGTAGATTTACACATTGAAAAAGGCGAAATTGTTTCGATTGTAGGAGCTTCGGGCGCTGGAAAAACAACACTCTTGCAAATTCTTGGAACATTAGATAAACCAAGTAGCCCTCTAACCCAAAAAAGGGAAATAAAAATCAGTGAGAACGAAGCATCTTTAACTATCAATGGAGAAGATATTTTAAAAATGAATGATAAATTATTATCGAAGTTCAGAAACCTAAATCTTGGATTCATATTTCAATTTCACCAGTTATTGCCTGAGTTTACTGCATTAGAAAATGTTTGCATACCGGCTTTCATAGCTAATAAATCCAAAGCTGAAACCGAAAAAGATGCCCGAAAATTATTAGAATATTTAGGCTTGTCCCATAGAATTAATCACAAACCCAATGAACTTTCGGGAGGAGAACAACAACGAGTAGCTGTTGCGAGAGCATTGATCAACAAACCCGATGTTATATTTGCAGATGAACCTTCTGGAAATCTGGACACCCACTCTGCCGAAAATTTGCATCAATTGTTTTTTCAGCTTCGAGATGAATTTGGACAAACATTTGTAATTGTAACACACAACGAAGAATTGGCTAATATGGCTGATAGAAAATTGGTTATGGTAGATGGACAAATTAGCGGTCAATAA
- a CDS encoding DUF4838 domain-containing protein: MAQSTLYFYNATGQENNIIVSNQETRKTAILLKSYLDQAFENSFRIESENKTNNNPKIILTITANQNEENDNAFVIKSDENNLYLIASSEKNLRYAVYTLLETWGFRKYTAKESFIPKLTQATFPKNTTQVHKPSFEYRVLFYPDSYDEAFRDWHKLDWHIDDFGLWGHSFYKLVSAKEYFKTNPEFFAYYEGNRNSESLCMSNDTVVDIISEKMKQLILENPKAKFFSVSQNDDVIYCECDRCKVLNKKYGGPQGSFYYFLNKIAARFPDTKITTLAYLHTYRAPVNLKIEPNIYTLFCPIEMNRGKSIIEAPNNKAFLSILSNWSATSPHLYLWDYTVEFTNYLSPFPNFQTFSKNYKLFEQNQVKGLFVQGYADVPGDLYELRQYILAKIIWDTQTDVDAVTTDFLNGFYGNAAPFVKKYIDLLSQYQEKTNRYLDIYSDPIQSRNSFLTPEAMDQYDQIIDQAEKAVNKNPVLTKRILKLRLALEYVYFEQSKFYGKDKHGMFAGKNKDDGGKKLRERVLNFTKNCNEFGIYELSEGGLTPDQYYEEWLSIEKNNCNHLGENLEVRFLTPPAEEYKGKGSYGLVDGVRGYKNPAINWIGWYGINPEIGLYVQKLDFNTIIINSLSDQRHWIFTPKTISLYGLKKNKWELITQLKSGKLTENTEVNIKKWEFKSENFIQYEVLKIEVENQKELPYWRKRKNKKPMVMIDEIELYKK, translated from the coding sequence ATGGCGCAATCCACTCTTTATTTCTACAATGCAACAGGACAAGAAAATAACATAATTGTCTCTAATCAGGAGACACGAAAAACTGCAATACTTTTAAAATCATATTTGGATCAAGCTTTTGAGAACTCTTTTCGAATTGAATCAGAAAATAAAACCAACAATAATCCAAAAATAATTCTCACAATCACAGCAAATCAAAATGAAGAAAATGATAATGCTTTTGTAATTAAGAGTGACGAAAACAATCTGTATCTGATTGCTTCAAGTGAAAAAAATCTGCGATACGCGGTGTATACATTACTGGAAACTTGGGGCTTTAGAAAATATACTGCAAAAGAAAGCTTTATTCCTAAGTTAACTCAGGCGACGTTTCCAAAAAACACGACTCAAGTCCACAAACCTTCATTTGAATATCGGGTGTTATTTTATCCGGATTCTTATGATGAAGCTTTCAGGGATTGGCATAAACTCGACTGGCATATTGATGATTTTGGCCTTTGGGGACATTCCTTTTATAAATTAGTAAGTGCTAAAGAATATTTCAAAACAAATCCTGAATTTTTTGCTTATTACGAAGGAAACCGAAACAGCGAATCTTTGTGTATGTCAAATGATACGGTGGTTGACATCATTTCTGAAAAGATGAAGCAACTCATCCTCGAAAACCCAAAAGCCAAATTCTTTTCCGTAAGTCAAAATGATGATGTTATATATTGCGAATGCGACCGATGTAAAGTTCTAAACAAAAAATATGGTGGTCCTCAAGGCTCTTTTTATTATTTTCTAAATAAAATTGCAGCCCGATTTCCAGATACAAAAATCACCACATTAGCTTATCTTCATACGTATCGCGCTCCAGTAAATTTAAAAATTGAACCCAATATTTATACGCTTTTCTGCCCCATCGAAATGAATCGCGGCAAATCCATTATAGAAGCACCAAACAACAAAGCTTTTCTTAGTATACTCAGTAATTGGAGTGCAACCTCACCACATTTATACTTATGGGACTATACGGTAGAATTTACAAACTACCTCTCCCCTTTTCCGAATTTTCAAACTTTTTCAAAAAACTACAAACTCTTTGAGCAAAATCAGGTCAAAGGACTTTTTGTACAAGGATATGCAGATGTTCCTGGTGATTTGTACGAATTAAGGCAATACATTTTAGCCAAAATAATATGGGATACCCAAACTGATGTTGATGCTGTAACCACTGATTTTCTAAATGGTTTTTATGGAAATGCTGCACCTTTCGTTAAAAAATATATTGATTTGCTTTCCCAATATCAGGAAAAAACAAATCGGTATCTAGATATATATTCAGATCCTATACAAAGTAGAAATTCCTTTCTGACTCCTGAAGCTATGGATCAATACGATCAAATAATTGATCAAGCTGAAAAGGCTGTCAATAAAAATCCTGTTCTGACCAAACGCATTTTAAAACTAAGACTAGCCCTTGAATATGTATATTTTGAGCAATCCAAGTTTTATGGTAAAGACAAACATGGAATGTTTGCAGGAAAAAACAAAGACGATGGCGGCAAAAAGCTAAGAGAACGGGTTTTAAACTTTACAAAGAATTGTAACGAATTTGGAATATATGAGCTCAGCGAAGGTGGGCTGACTCCTGATCAATATTATGAAGAATGGCTGAGTATTGAAAAAAACAACTGCAATCATTTAGGAGAAAATCTCGAAGTCCGTTTTTTGACTCCCCCAGCAGAAGAATACAAAGGCAAAGGAAGTTATGGATTGGTTGACGGTGTAAGAGGATACAAAAATCCTGCAATAAACTGGATTGGTTGGTATGGCATTAATCCAGAAATTGGACTATATGTCCAAAAATTGGATTTTAACACCATTATAATCAATTCCTTGAGCGATCAAAGACATTGGATTTTTACACCCAAAACAATTAGCCTCTATGGACTTAAAAAAAACAAATGGGAACTTATAACCCAGTTGAAAAGTGGAAAACTTACAGAAAATACGGAAGTAAATATAAAAAAATGGGAATTTAAATCAGAGAACTTCATCCAATACGAAGTCCTAAAAATTGAAGTCGAAAACCAAAAAGAATTGCCTTATTGGAGAAAACGAAAAAACAAAAAGCCAATGGTAATGATCGATGAAATTGAGCTTTATAAAAAATAG